From Deferrisoma camini S3R1, the proteins below share one genomic window:
- a CDS encoding fatty acid desaturase, whose amino-acid sequence MSGRNQATPLPPSSTGPFRWPPWYRALKRFERPDPWVATWQVANTLIPYLALWALMIRSVQGGYSYVVTLLLAVPTAGLLVRLFILFHDCAHDSFFGSKAANTVLGYVCGALAFTPLEDWRFTHLKHHGTYANLDARGVGDITTLTLEEYRSAPRAARLRYRLYRNPLILFGVGPLFHFLVRQRWPSRAVSRRARRSVWITNALIAGIAAAAAATIGLRTYLLIQVPVLWLAGVGGVWLFYVQHQFEGVYWARRRDWNPLRAAFDGSSFYDLPPVLRWFSGNIGYHFIHHLRPRIPNYRLKACYEAVPELRSKKPLTLRDSLRTPRLKLWDEEHQRLVGFPPLLDDLGA is encoded by the coding sequence ATGAGCGGTCGGAACCAAGCCACGCCCCTGCCCCCTTCTTCCACGGGCCCGTTTCGGTGGCCCCCCTGGTACCGCGCCCTCAAGCGGTTCGAGCGGCCCGACCCCTGGGTCGCGACGTGGCAGGTGGCCAACACCTTGATCCCCTACCTGGCCCTGTGGGCTCTGATGATCCGCTCCGTCCAGGGGGGCTACTCCTATGTCGTGACCCTGCTGCTGGCCGTGCCGACGGCCGGGCTCCTGGTGCGGCTGTTCATCCTGTTCCACGACTGCGCGCACGACTCGTTCTTCGGCTCCAAGGCGGCCAACACGGTGCTGGGCTACGTGTGCGGCGCCCTGGCGTTCACCCCGCTGGAGGACTGGCGGTTCACCCACCTCAAGCACCACGGCACCTACGCCAACCTCGACGCCCGGGGCGTGGGCGACATCACCACCTTGACCCTTGAGGAGTATCGGAGCGCCCCCCGGGCCGCGCGGCTCCGGTACCGGCTCTACCGCAACCCCCTGATCCTGTTCGGGGTGGGACCGCTGTTCCACTTCCTGGTCCGTCAGCGCTGGCCGAGCCGGGCCGTGAGCCGCAGGGCCCGGCGCAGCGTGTGGATCACCAACGCCCTCATCGCCGGCATCGCGGCCGCGGCCGCGGCCACGATCGGGCTTCGGACCTACCTGCTCATCCAGGTGCCGGTGCTTTGGCTCGCCGGGGTGGGCGGGGTGTGGCTGTTCTACGTGCAGCACCAGTTCGAGGGCGTGTACTGGGCCCGGCGGCGCGACTGGAACCCCCTGCGGGCCGCGTTCGACGGGAGCTCGTTCTACGACCTGCCGCCCGTGCTCCGATGGTTCTCCGGGAACATCGGCTACCACTTCATCCACCACCTGCGGCCCCGCATCCCCAACTACCGCCTGAAGGCCTGCTACGAGGCCGTGCCGGAACTGCGCTCCAAGAAACCCCTGACCCTCCGCGACAGCCTCCGCACTCCCCGGCTCAAGCTCTGGGACGAGGAGCACCAGCGGCTCGTGGGCTTCCCGCCCCTACTGGACGACCTGGGGGCGTAG
- a CDS encoding acetoacetate--CoA ligase, which produces MAKLLWTPSPERIEQANLTRFMRWVNEQHGLDCKTYDDLYAWSVRDIPAFWESVWKFVGIRHSTPYEAVLENPVMPGAKWFRGARLNFAENLLRHRDDRPALVFVREGGEEHSRVTYAELYGMVARMARFLREAGVREGDRVAGFMPNRIETVVAMLAATSMGAIWSSCSPDFGFKGVMDRFGQIEPKVLVTCDGYFYNGKAFDSLARVAEVAREIPAVERIVVVPFVSDSPDLSVLGGKGVLWADALANDAADVEFAQLPFDHPLYIMYSSGTTGVPKCIVHGAGGTLLQHAKEHILHTDLKPGDAIFYFTTCGWMMWNWLVSALFVGAKVVLYDGSPAHPDMNVLWKMAEEQGLSVFGTSAKYISLCQKSDVHPGRDFDLSALRTVCSTGSPLSEDGFEWVYDEVKKDLQLASISGGTDIISCFMLGSPIDPVYAGEIQKRGLGMKVEAWTDEGKPVVGEKAELVCTAPFPSMPIYFWNDPGNEKYLDAYFRYFPGVWRHGDYIEITPRGGVIVYGRSDATLNPGGVRIGTAEIYRQVEALDEVVDSLVIGQNWEDDVRVILFVVLRPGLTLDEALVKKIKTQIRTNCTPRHVPAKVIQVPDIPRTLNGKKVEIAVTKIVHGEEVKNRDALANPEALDYFKDLPELRT; this is translated from the coding sequence ATGGCAAAGCTGTTGTGGACCCCGTCTCCCGAGCGGATCGAGCAGGCCAACCTCACCCGGTTCATGCGGTGGGTGAACGAGCAGCACGGGCTGGACTGCAAGACCTACGACGACCTGTACGCGTGGTCCGTCCGCGATATCCCGGCGTTTTGGGAGAGCGTGTGGAAGTTCGTGGGCATCCGCCACTCCACCCCCTACGAGGCCGTGCTCGAAAACCCGGTGATGCCCGGGGCCAAGTGGTTCCGGGGCGCCCGGCTCAACTTCGCCGAGAACCTGCTGCGCCACCGGGACGACCGGCCCGCCCTGGTGTTCGTGCGCGAGGGGGGCGAGGAGCACTCCCGCGTCACCTACGCCGAGCTGTACGGGATGGTGGCCCGCATGGCCCGGTTCCTGAGGGAGGCCGGGGTGCGGGAGGGGGACCGGGTGGCCGGGTTCATGCCGAACCGGATCGAGACCGTGGTGGCCATGCTGGCGGCCACCAGCATGGGCGCGATCTGGTCCTCGTGCAGCCCGGACTTCGGGTTCAAGGGAGTGATGGACCGGTTCGGCCAGATCGAGCCCAAGGTGCTGGTGACCTGCGACGGGTACTTCTACAACGGCAAGGCCTTCGACTCCCTGGCCCGGGTGGCCGAGGTGGCCCGGGAGATCCCGGCGGTGGAGAGGATCGTGGTGGTGCCGTTCGTGTCCGACAGTCCCGACCTCTCGGTTCTGGGCGGCAAGGGGGTGCTGTGGGCCGACGCGCTCGCCAACGACGCCGCCGACGTGGAGTTCGCCCAGCTTCCGTTCGACCACCCCCTCTACATCATGTACTCCTCGGGCACCACGGGCGTGCCCAAGTGCATCGTGCACGGCGCGGGCGGCACCCTGCTCCAGCACGCCAAGGAGCATATCCTCCACACCGATCTCAAGCCCGGAGACGCCATCTTCTACTTCACCACCTGCGGGTGGATGATGTGGAACTGGTTGGTGAGCGCCCTGTTCGTGGGGGCCAAGGTCGTGCTCTACGACGGCAGCCCGGCCCACCCCGACATGAACGTGTTGTGGAAGATGGCCGAGGAGCAGGGGCTCTCGGTGTTCGGCACCAGCGCCAAGTACATCAGCCTGTGTCAGAAGTCCGACGTGCACCCGGGCCGGGATTTCGACCTGTCCGCCCTGCGCACGGTGTGCTCCACGGGCTCGCCCCTGTCCGAGGACGGGTTCGAGTGGGTGTACGACGAGGTCAAGAAGGACCTCCAGCTCGCCTCGATCAGCGGCGGCACCGACATCATCTCGTGCTTCATGCTGGGCTCCCCCATCGACCCGGTGTACGCGGGCGAGATCCAGAAGCGGGGCCTGGGCATGAAGGTGGAGGCCTGGACCGACGAGGGCAAGCCGGTGGTGGGCGAGAAGGCCGAGCTGGTGTGCACGGCGCCGTTCCCCTCGATGCCGATCTACTTCTGGAACGACCCGGGCAACGAGAAGTACCTGGACGCCTACTTCCGGTACTTCCCCGGGGTGTGGCGCCACGGCGACTACATCGAGATCACGCCCCGGGGCGGGGTGATCGTGTACGGCCGCTCCGACGCCACCCTGAACCCGGGCGGGGTCCGGATCGGCACCGCCGAGATCTACCGCCAGGTGGAGGCCCTAGACGAGGTGGTGGACTCCCTGGTCATCGGCCAGAACTGGGAGGACGACGTCCGGGTGATCCTGTTCGTGGTGCTCCGGCCCGGGCTCACCCTGGACGAGGCCCTGGTCAAGAAGATCAAGACCCAGATCCGCACCAACTGCACCCCGCGCCACGTGCCGGCCAAGGTGATCCAGGTGCCCGACATCCCCCGGACCCTGAACGGCAAGAAGGTGGAGATCGCGGTCACCAAGATCGTGCACGGCGAGGAGGTGAAGAACCGCGACGCCCTGGCCAACCCCGAGGCCCTGGACTACTTCAAGGACCTGCCGGAGCTGCGCACGTGA
- a CDS encoding IS701 family transposase, which produces MEHDLDRFTARYRSHFTSRTRSCVKAAEAYFAGLAQARKRNMERIAEVVPDADDQRLQHFVSYSPWDHREVIDHVARDADRLLGGSPNTCLIVDESGFPKKGDRSVGVARQWCGRLGKVENCQVGVFAALARDGEVTLTDARLYLPKAWAEDSARCKRAKVPEAERGYRTKPELALEMVRHARRLGVEFAWVGADSFYGADPKFLRGLDADGEVFVVDVKASQRIYLEDPRPQVPPRRSARGRAPQRPRAQGPEPIRVDAWVRNQPGEAWRRLSYRDSTKGPLWVEVLHRRVWVWDGRESKAHCWHLIVRRSVRNPGEIKYTLSNAPEQTSVRRLAYMQGQRYWVERSLQEAKSEVGMAEYQVRLWQGWHHHMAMVLMALLFLLEARRKHRGAFPLLSARDVREVLSVLLPRANATLEDALAQMARRHRRRASAMASHTRKANQSQAL; this is translated from the coding sequence TTGGAGCACGACCTGGATCGGTTCACAGCACGCTACCGATCGCATTTCACCTCTCGTACCCGCTCGTGCGTGAAGGCCGCCGAGGCGTATTTTGCCGGCTTGGCGCAAGCCCGGAAGCGAAACATGGAGCGCATCGCAGAAGTCGTTCCGGACGCCGACGACCAACGCCTGCAGCATTTTGTGTCGTACTCCCCGTGGGATCACCGCGAGGTGATCGACCATGTGGCCCGTGACGCCGACCGGTTGTTGGGAGGCTCCCCCAACACGTGTCTGATCGTGGACGAAAGTGGGTTCCCCAAGAAGGGCGACCGATCGGTTGGCGTTGCGCGCCAGTGGTGTGGGCGCCTGGGCAAGGTGGAGAACTGCCAGGTGGGCGTGTTTGCCGCCCTGGCCCGCGACGGGGAGGTGACGCTCACCGATGCACGGCTGTACCTGCCGAAGGCGTGGGCCGAGGATTCGGCCCGGTGCAAGCGGGCGAAGGTTCCGGAAGCCGAGCGGGGGTATCGCACCAAACCGGAACTGGCCTTGGAGATGGTTCGGCACGCCCGGCGCCTGGGGGTGGAGTTCGCCTGGGTGGGGGCAGATTCGTTCTACGGGGCCGACCCGAAGTTCCTGCGGGGGTTGGACGCCGACGGGGAAGTGTTCGTGGTGGATGTGAAGGCGTCCCAGCGGATCTACCTGGAGGATCCTCGGCCCCAGGTACCCCCGCGGCGCAGTGCGCGTGGGAGAGCGCCCCAACGGCCTCGGGCGCAGGGGCCGGAACCGATCCGGGTGGATGCGTGGGTGCGCAACCAACCGGGGGAGGCCTGGCGGCGTTTGTCGTATCGGGACTCCACGAAGGGCCCACTGTGGGTGGAGGTGCTTCACCGCAGAGTGTGGGTGTGGGACGGGCGGGAGTCCAAGGCCCACTGCTGGCACCTGATTGTGCGGCGCTCGGTGCGCAACCCGGGGGAGATCAAGTACACGCTGAGCAACGCGCCGGAGCAGACGTCGGTGCGGCGATTGGCGTACATGCAGGGGCAGCGCTATTGGGTGGAGCGAAGCCTGCAGGAGGCCAAGAGCGAAGTGGGCATGGCCGAGTATCAGGTGCGGTTGTGGCAGGGGTGGCATCACCACATGGCGATGGTGCTGATGGCGTTGTTGTTCTTGTTGGAGGCACGCCGAAAGCATCGTGGTGCGTTCCCCTTGTTGAGCGCGCGCGACGTGCGGGAAGTGCTCAGCGTTTTGCTGCCGCGCGCGAACGCGACACTGGAAGACGCCTTGGCGCAGATGGCCCGACGTCACCGGCGAAGGGCATCCGCGATGGCATCGCACACCAGAAAAGCCAATCAAAGCCAAGCGTTATGA
- a CDS encoding (deoxy)nucleoside triphosphate pyrophosphohydrolase, translated as MTDDRSYPWVPVVAAVLRRGDGHVLLARRPSGAHQGLWEFPGGKVEPGEAPEAALARELHEELGIKVEVGEALLTVKHRYPHIAVRMTAYACRLVSGEPRGLHGQQVLWARPDELLSFPMPEADVPIARRVQRDRG; from the coding sequence ATGACCGACGACCGAAGTTACCCCTGGGTGCCCGTGGTCGCGGCCGTCCTTCGCCGGGGCGACGGGCACGTACTTCTGGCCCGCCGCCCCTCGGGCGCCCACCAGGGGCTCTGGGAATTCCCGGGAGGCAAGGTGGAGCCCGGGGAGGCGCCCGAGGCGGCCTTGGCCCGGGAGCTCCACGAGGAGCTGGGGATCAAGGTCGAGGTGGGCGAGGCTCTGCTCACGGTGAAGCACCGCTACCCCCACATCGCCGTCCGCATGACCGCCTACGCCTGCCGCCTGGTCTCGGGGGAGCCCCGGGGTCTCCACGGCCAGCAGGTGCTTTGGGCCCGCCCGGACGAGCTCCTTTCGTTCCCCATGCCCGAGGCGGACGTGCCCATCGCCCGGAGGGTGCAACGGGACCGGGGGTAA
- a CDS encoding mechanosensitive ion channel family protein produces MDLWSTTVLGNTVKDYLVSAGLVIAAVVVGRVGRFVLERYFGRWAEKSRTRLDDLLVGRVLAPAVHLALLGGLWLAKSNLAVAEPFSGWIDRGLLVVALVLFFAIAIRFVQGLVELGGRAYVERLEAQAVDDLEERRRTVVRVEKQVREISTMVLWILGLLTVLSNLGVDLKAIWASLGIGGIALVVAVKEPLANLVGRLYIYGTGIFDEGHFIAFGPWSGTVTKIGLFRTYLELFSDMTTVSLPNADFVKGAVKNYFGRTKFMYKWDLDVPYDVDPERLQDLVERLRAHVLGLPEVNPQMCWIYLDRLDRYSKVIRVWFQAHLPDWAASLRYGNQVLHGIQRVFAEAGVEFAFPTQTVYLATEERRGADGTRGSAGVGGVGVDGGPGLGPTPAGS; encoded by the coding sequence ATGGACCTTTGGAGCACCACCGTTCTCGGAAACACCGTCAAAGACTACCTGGTCTCCGCCGGCCTGGTGATCGCAGCGGTCGTGGTGGGCCGCGTGGGCCGGTTCGTGCTCGAGCGCTACTTTGGCCGGTGGGCCGAGAAGAGCCGCACCCGGCTCGACGACCTGCTGGTGGGCCGGGTGCTCGCGCCGGCCGTGCACCTGGCGCTCCTGGGGGGGCTGTGGCTGGCCAAGTCGAACCTGGCCGTGGCCGAGCCGTTCTCCGGATGGATCGACCGGGGCCTGCTGGTGGTGGCCCTGGTGCTCTTCTTCGCGATCGCGATCCGGTTCGTGCAGGGCCTGGTGGAGCTGGGGGGGCGGGCCTACGTGGAACGGCTCGAGGCCCAGGCCGTGGACGACCTGGAGGAACGGCGTCGCACCGTGGTCCGGGTGGAGAAGCAAGTCCGCGAGATCTCCACCATGGTCCTGTGGATCCTGGGTCTGCTCACGGTGCTCTCGAATCTGGGGGTGGACCTGAAGGCGATCTGGGCCAGCCTAGGCATCGGCGGCATCGCGCTGGTGGTGGCGGTCAAGGAGCCCCTGGCGAACCTGGTGGGGCGGCTGTACATCTATGGGACCGGCATCTTCGACGAGGGCCACTTCATCGCCTTCGGCCCGTGGTCGGGCACGGTGACGAAGATCGGGCTGTTCCGGACCTACCTGGAGCTCTTCTCCGACATGACCACCGTGTCCCTTCCCAACGCCGACTTCGTCAAGGGCGCGGTCAAGAACTACTTCGGCCGGACCAAGTTCATGTACAAGTGGGACCTGGACGTGCCCTACGACGTGGATCCGGAACGCCTCCAGGACCTGGTGGAGCGGCTGCGGGCCCACGTGCTGGGGCTGCCCGAGGTGAACCCCCAGATGTGCTGGATCTACCTGGATCGCCTGGACCGGTACTCCAAGGTGATCCGGGTGTGGTTCCAGGCCCACCTGCCCGACTGGGCCGCCTCGCTCCGGTACGGCAACCAGGTGCTCCACGGCATCCAGCGGGTGTTCGCCGAGGCCGGGGTGGAGTTCGCGTTTCCCACCCAGACGGTGTATCTGGCCACCGAGGAAAGGAGGGGCGCCGATGGGACGCGGGGTTCTGCTGGCGTGGGCGGTGTGGGTGTGGATGGCGGTCCCGGCTTGGGGCCAACCCCTGCGGGGTCTTGA
- a CDS encoding NAD(P)/FAD-dependent oxidoreductase has protein sequence MSAAYDAIVIGGGPGGLTAGMYLARAGRKTLLLEQALLGGQIAQTSHVENYPGFPDGLSGRDLIDRMEQQARKFGLEIQFGRVEALRVDRDGAKEVVVSGFPFQARVVVVATGLVQRLGIPGEEEYLGRGVSYCATCDGALYRGRPVALVGASDWAMEEAHFLSRFAEPLYLVIPGAELKPTSDLRRELLAHPHVEVVTRARPVEVLADEQGVTGLRIEDRSSGRMRDLAVDGVFIFSGRKRPGTDFLQGVVDLDDQGYVVVGEDCETSVPGVYAVGDVRRRRFHQVATAVGDGAVAGMDALRHLKGEPG, from the coding sequence ATGAGTGCAGCGTACGACGCCATCGTGATCGGGGGAGGGCCGGGCGGGCTGACCGCCGGCATGTACCTGGCCCGGGCGGGCCGCAAGACCCTGCTGTTGGAGCAAGCGCTCCTGGGGGGCCAGATCGCCCAGACCTCCCACGTGGAGAACTACCCGGGGTTTCCCGACGGCCTGAGCGGCCGGGACCTGATCGACCGCATGGAGCAGCAGGCCCGGAAGTTCGGGCTGGAGATCCAGTTCGGCCGGGTCGAGGCGCTTCGGGTGGACCGCGACGGGGCCAAGGAGGTGGTGGTGTCCGGGTTCCCGTTCCAGGCCCGGGTCGTGGTGGTGGCCACCGGGCTGGTCCAGCGCCTGGGCATCCCGGGCGAGGAGGAGTACCTGGGCCGGGGCGTGTCCTACTGCGCCACCTGCGACGGCGCCCTGTACCGGGGCCGGCCCGTGGCCCTGGTGGGCGCGAGCGACTGGGCCATGGAGGAGGCCCATTTCCTGAGCCGGTTCGCAGAGCCCCTGTACCTGGTGATCCCCGGCGCCGAGCTGAAGCCCACCAGCGACCTGCGTCGGGAGCTGCTGGCGCACCCCCACGTGGAGGTGGTGACCCGGGCCCGGCCCGTGGAGGTGCTGGCCGACGAGCAAGGGGTCACGGGCCTTCGGATCGAGGATCGCTCGAGCGGCCGGATGCGCGACCTCGCGGTGGACGGGGTGTTCATCTTCTCGGGCCGCAAGCGGCCGGGCACGGACTTCCTGCAGGGGGTGGTGGACCTGGACGACCAGGGTTACGTGGTGGTGGGGGAGGACTGCGAGACCAGCGTGCCCGGGGTGTACGCGGTGGGCGACGTGCGGCGCCGCCGGTTCCACCAGGTGGCCACGGCCGTGGGGGACGGGGCGGTGGCCGGCATGGACGCCCTGCGGCATCTGAAGGGGGAGCCTGGGTGA
- a CDS encoding metallophosphoesterase family protein, producing MRIAVLADLHGDLGALDAILDDAARRGAEAVFLLGDALGGPDDAALVARLGEAGVVAVRGEADEPLADAPAEVRSYAEKLPAWIQVQDGDTRLAFCHADPRSPAWQPLDGATPEEQLQAAFEVVEADVLLVGHTHEPLARRIGDRALLNPGRAGGGDAARYLLVDTEGGLTAAHVRVGVGRDARRA from the coding sequence GTGAGGATCGCGGTCCTGGCGGACCTCCACGGCGACCTCGGGGCCCTCGATGCGATCCTGGACGATGCGGCCCGCCGGGGCGCCGAGGCCGTGTTCCTGCTGGGCGACGCCCTGGGCGGCCCCGACGACGCGGCCCTCGTCGCCCGCCTGGGCGAGGCCGGTGTGGTGGCCGTGCGGGGAGAGGCCGACGAGCCCTTGGCCGACGCCCCGGCCGAGGTCCGTTCCTACGCGGAGAAACTTCCGGCGTGGATCCAGGTACAAGACGGGGACACGCGCCTGGCGTTCTGCCACGCCGACCCCCGGAGCCCTGCCTGGCAACCCCTGGACGGGGCGACGCCGGAGGAGCAGCTGCAGGCGGCGTTCGAGGTTGTGGAGGCCGACGTGCTCCTGGTGGGGCACACCCACGAACCCCTGGCCCGCCGGATCGGGGACCGGGCGCTTCTGAACCCGGGCCGTGCGGGGGGCGGGGATGCGGCCCGATATCTGTTGGTGGACACCGAAGGGGGCCTGACGGCGGCCCATGTACGCGTTGGGGTGGGGAGGGACGCGCGCAGAGCTTGA
- a CDS encoding cytochrome c3 family protein, whose product MRTLLAVVCLAVACWSPARAGPVSYRLVEPSDPAHDLLPKTCRVCHKDENFRFFVVVSPDDEGLEAARSRLEAGAPAAVAERPKNPHTGIACLFCHLQDPNQTPPEAMTFRTLDGGAVGRGEVASACGLCHPEAAVRHPTVLAEAADATADFESAGLPLVDGEATCATCHDMHEQDVGPAVVRKAYLVFAAKSRASFVHGNRAGCRACHPGEPEPETEVVFLDPDATARCVRCHTGGHEEIHPVGVASSERTFPMDFQDFPLDDKGRLTCSTCHDEVCGGDIDPKNPRFLRGGPYVTPTDFCYRCHPRAGEGALNPHDQVTDDGRLVSTSCVFCHRRRPGEEGPGTLEFLHSPVELCMGCHDPGSHPTVNHLVEMPEPMLKKLRAYEERHRVRLPLHEDQVVCTTCHNPHEKGAVKGEAALGAGEEKGWRVPSFAELCTPCHARYD is encoded by the coding sequence ATGAGAACGCTCCTGGCCGTCGTGTGTCTGGCTGTCGCCTGCTGGTCGCCCGCCCGGGCCGGGCCGGTGTCGTACCGCCTGGTGGAGCCCTCCGATCCGGCCCACGACCTGCTGCCCAAGACCTGCCGGGTGTGCCACAAGGACGAGAACTTCCGGTTCTTCGTGGTGGTGTCGCCCGACGACGAGGGGTTGGAGGCGGCGCGCTCCCGGCTGGAGGCCGGCGCCCCCGCCGCCGTGGCCGAGCGGCCCAAGAACCCCCACACCGGTATCGCCTGCCTGTTCTGCCACCTCCAGGACCCCAACCAAACCCCGCCCGAGGCCATGACCTTCCGCACGCTGGACGGCGGCGCGGTGGGCCGCGGCGAGGTTGCGTCGGCCTGCGGCCTGTGCCACCCGGAGGCTGCCGTGCGCCACCCCACCGTGCTGGCCGAGGCCGCGGACGCGACGGCGGACTTCGAATCCGCCGGCCTGCCCTTGGTGGACGGGGAGGCCACCTGCGCCACCTGCCACGACATGCACGAACAGGACGTGGGGCCGGCCGTGGTGCGGAAGGCCTACCTCGTCTTCGCCGCCAAGAGCCGGGCGAGCTTCGTCCACGGCAACCGGGCCGGCTGCCGGGCCTGCCACCCGGGCGAGCCCGAGCCCGAAACGGAGGTGGTGTTCCTGGACCCCGACGCCACGGCCCGGTGCGTGCGGTGCCACACCGGCGGCCACGAGGAGATCCACCCCGTGGGGGTGGCGTCGTCCGAGCGCACCTTTCCCATGGACTTCCAGGACTTCCCGCTGGACGACAAGGGGCGGCTGACCTGCTCCACGTGCCACGACGAAGTGTGCGGCGGGGACATCGACCCCAAGAACCCCCGGTTCCTCCGGGGCGGCCCCTACGTGACCCCCACCGACTTCTGCTACCGGTGCCATCCCCGGGCCGGGGAGGGGGCCCTGAACCCCCACGACCAGGTCACCGACGACGGCCGGCTGGTGAGCACGAGCTGCGTGTTCTGCCACCGCCGCCGCCCCGGCGAGGAGGGGCCGGGAACCCTCGAGTTCCTGCACTCGCCGGTGGAGCTGTGCATGGGGTGCCACGACCCCGGCTCCCACCCCACCGTCAACCACCTGGTGGAGATGCCCGAGCCCATGCTCAAGAAGCTGCGGGCGTACGAGGAGCGTCACCGGGTGCGGCTGCCCCTCCATGAGGACCAGGTGGTGTGCACCACCTGCCACAATCCCCACGAGAAGGGGGCGGTGAAGGGCGAGGCCGCCCTGGGGGCCGGGGAGGAGAAGGGGTGGCGGGTGCCCAGCTTCGCCGAGCTGTGTACCCCGTGCCACGCACGGTACGACTGA
- a CDS encoding MotA/TolQ/ExbB proton channel family protein → MWELFQKGGPTMWVLVALSVAGLAVIVERLLVLYRARTDTEAFTARIAAALEAQRYEEALEMARRGTGAMARILAAGLERIRRGRTEVEKAIEARGNLEVSKLERGLVFLQAVAKTAPLVGFFGTVSGMIKAFEAMGRAGLGNPANVALGISEALITTAAGLAVAIPAFFCHALFVGKVNRFVMELEEGSIRFLEALEEAEERQAKSLARYEIGGEYLEI, encoded by the coding sequence ATGTGGGAACTGTTCCAAAAAGGCGGACCGACCATGTGGGTGCTCGTCGCCCTGTCGGTGGCGGGGCTCGCCGTGATCGTGGAGCGGCTGCTCGTGCTGTACCGGGCCCGGACCGACACCGAGGCGTTCACGGCGCGGATCGCGGCGGCGCTGGAGGCGCAGCGGTACGAGGAGGCCCTCGAGATGGCCCGGCGGGGCACGGGGGCCATGGCCCGGATCCTGGCCGCGGGCCTCGAGCGGATCCGGCGGGGCCGGACCGAGGTGGAGAAGGCGATCGAGGCCCGGGGGAACCTGGAGGTGTCCAAGCTGGAGCGGGGGCTGGTGTTCCTTCAGGCCGTGGCCAAGACGGCTCCGCTGGTGGGGTTCTTCGGAACGGTCTCCGGCATGATCAAGGCGTTCGAGGCCATGGGCCGGGCCGGGCTGGGCAACCCCGCCAACGTGGCCCTGGGCATCTCCGAGGCCCTGATCACCACGGCCGCCGGCCTGGCGGTGGCGATCCCGGCCTTCTTCTGTCACGCCCTGTTCGTGGGCAAGGTGAACCGGTTCGTGATGGAGCTGGAGGAAGGGTCGATCCGGTTCCTCGAGGCGCTGGAGGAGGCCGAGGAGCGGCAGGCCAAGAGCCTGGCCCGCTACGAGATCGGAGGGGAGTACCTTGAGATTTAA
- a CDS encoding ExbD/TolR family protein yields MRFKRRLPPDDEGVPMASMADIAFLLIIFFMLTTVFSVDRGLLIELPETEVGEPVEVREMVITIPAEGPVHLDGEPVELQDLGPRVKEARRRNPRRPVVVRSDRRVPYGRVADVMDELIQAGVTDVALPTVPEKGDGG; encoded by the coding sequence TTGAGATTTAAGCGCCGTCTCCCCCCGGACGACGAGGGCGTCCCCATGGCCTCCATGGCCGACATCGCGTTCCTGCTGATCATCTTCTTCATGCTGACCACGGTGTTCAGCGTGGACCGGGGGCTCCTCATCGAGCTGCCCGAGACCGAGGTGGGGGAGCCGGTGGAGGTGCGGGAGATGGTGATCACGATCCCGGCCGAGGGGCCGGTGCACCTGGACGGCGAGCCGGTGGAGCTCCAGGACCTGGGGCCGCGGGTCAAGGAGGCCCGCCGCCGGAACCCCCGACGACCCGTGGTGGTCCGGAGCGACCGGCGGGTACCCTACGGCCGGGTGGCGGACGTGATGGACGAGCTGATCCAGGCCGGCGTCACCGACGTGGCGCTGCCCACGGTGCCCGAGAAGGGGGACGGTGGGTGA